The following proteins are co-located in the Legionella busanensis genome:
- the hutU gene encoding urocanate hydratase — translation MESEKRQIKAKTGLTLEAKSWLTEAALRMLCNNLDPDVAEAPESLIVYGGLGRAARNWESFDKIVEVLKQLDDNHTLLIQSGKPVGVFPTHKDAPRVLIANSNIVPHWATWSHFNELEHKGLMMYGQMTAGSWIYIGSQGIVQGTYETFSAAAKKHFNGDLKGHWILTAGLGGMGGAQPLAAVMAGASMLAVECDLSRIKKRLQTRYLDCYTDNLDEALQLIADSCQKKEPLSVGLLGNAAEIYPELLHRKVKPSLITDQTSAHDPLNGYLPKGWSLEKAEFMRKTSPDEVVSAAKQSMALQVKAMIGFKEQGVAVFDYGNNIRQMAYEENVKNAFDIQGFVPAYIRPLFCEGIGPFRWVALSGDPNDIYATDKKVKELIPDDKHLHRWLDMAREKIAFQGLPARICWLGLKDRARIGLAFNEMVKNKEVKAPIVIGRDHLDSGSVASPNRETEGMRDGSDAVSDWPFLNALLNCASGATWVSIHHGGGVGMGFSQHAGVVIVADGTEEAARRLQRVLHNDPATGVMRHADAGYEIAKQCAKENQLWLPML, via the coding sequence TAAGGATGCTTTGTAATAATCTTGATCCAGACGTTGCTGAAGCGCCAGAGTCTTTAATCGTCTATGGAGGTTTAGGACGTGCAGCACGTAATTGGGAGTCATTTGATAAAATTGTTGAAGTACTTAAGCAATTAGATGACAACCATACTCTCCTTATTCAATCTGGAAAACCTGTAGGCGTATTTCCAACTCATAAAGATGCACCACGTGTTTTAATTGCTAATTCTAATATTGTACCTCATTGGGCAACTTGGTCTCACTTTAATGAATTAGAACATAAGGGCTTGATGATGTATGGGCAAATGACAGCAGGAAGTTGGATTTACATTGGCTCCCAAGGAATTGTTCAAGGCACATATGAAACATTCAGTGCTGCGGCTAAAAAACATTTTAATGGTGATTTAAAAGGTCATTGGATACTCACGGCAGGACTCGGTGGCATGGGAGGCGCGCAACCTTTAGCAGCTGTTATGGCTGGTGCTAGTATGCTTGCTGTTGAATGTGATTTAAGCCGTATTAAAAAACGCCTACAAACACGCTATCTTGATTGTTATACAGATAATCTTGATGAGGCTTTACAATTAATCGCTGACTCTTGCCAGAAAAAAGAACCCTTATCAGTAGGGTTATTAGGAAATGCTGCTGAAATATATCCAGAGTTATTGCATCGAAAAGTAAAGCCTTCTTTAATTACAGATCAGACAAGTGCCCATGACCCTCTAAATGGTTATTTACCTAAGGGTTGGTCATTAGAAAAAGCAGAATTTATGCGCAAAACATCACCTGATGAAGTTGTTAGCGCTGCAAAGCAATCTATGGCTCTACAAGTAAAAGCCATGATTGGTTTTAAAGAGCAAGGTGTCGCTGTATTCGATTATGGCAATAATATCCGTCAGATGGCTTATGAAGAAAATGTTAAAAATGCATTTGATATTCAGGGCTTTGTACCGGCTTATATAAGACCCTTATTTTGTGAAGGCATTGGACCTTTTCGTTGGGTAGCACTTTCTGGTGATCCTAATGATATTTATGCAACAGATAAAAAAGTAAAAGAATTAATTCCGGATGATAAGCATTTGCATCGTTGGTTAGACATGGCTCGAGAAAAAATTGCCTTTCAAGGCTTACCCGCAAGAATTTGTTGGTTGGGTCTTAAAGATAGAGCGCGTATAGGGCTTGCTTTTAATGAAATGGTAAAAAATAAAGAAGTAAAAGCACCAATTGTTATAGGGCGCGATCATTTAGATTCAGGCTCGGTTGCCAGTCCTAATCGTGAAACAGAAGGGATGCGAGATGGTAGCGATGCTGTTTCTGATTGGCCATTTTTAAATGCGTTATTAAACTGCGCAAGTGGCGCAACGTGGGTTAGTATTCACCATGGTGGTGGGGTTGGTATGGGGTTTTCTCAGCATGCAGGGGTTGTCATTGTGGCTGATGGCACTGAAGAAGCAGCAAGACGTCTACAAAGGGTGTTGCATAATGATCCTGCCACCGGTGTTATGCGACATGCTGATGCAGGTTATGAAATAGCTAAGCAATGTGCCAAAGAAAATCAATTATGGTTACCAATGTTATAA
- the hutH gene encoding histidine ammonia-lyase: MAESFELNPGQLNLQDIYFLLNTRAKITLSPSCLQPIESSNKTVKKIIADEKTVYGINTGFGSLAYQRISSEKLYQLQRNIVLSHACGCGELLDDDIVALILLLKINALACGYSGVRKELIEALLSLYNQQIYPCIPAMGSVGASGDLAPLAHLSLPLIGEGEVRFEGEILLSKDDKIRERIPVLALGPKEGLALLNGLQVSTSLCLKALFDTDLLFKTALIAGSLSVDAARGSDSPFDDRIHLIRGHETQRLVASLYRLFLSGSQIRESHRLCNRVQDPYSLRCQPQIMGAILHQIQFVAQTLQIEANAVTDNPLVFAAEGDILSGGNFHGEIIAMAADNLALAIAEIGANAERRIALLIDHHFSGLPAFLVKDCGLNSGFMIAHVTAAACASDNKALAHPHSVDSLPTSANQEDHVSMATNAARRLNNMISNTATILAIELLAACQGLEFHAPLQTSPLLKEVYEKVRIHVSAFEQDRYFAPDIAITKEKVLQGEFKNYVTENFF; encoded by the coding sequence ATGGCAGAGTCTTTTGAGCTGAATCCGGGGCAATTAAATTTACAAGATATTTATTTCTTGCTAAACACTAGGGCAAAAATTACACTTAGCCCATCCTGCTTGCAACCGATTGAAAGCTCTAATAAAACGGTTAAAAAAATTATTGCTGATGAAAAAACTGTTTACGGTATAAACACGGGTTTTGGATCACTTGCTTATCAAAGAATATCCTCAGAAAAATTATATCAATTACAACGCAATATTGTTTTATCTCATGCATGCGGTTGTGGTGAATTATTAGATGATGATATTGTGGCCCTCATTTTATTATTAAAAATAAATGCCTTAGCTTGTGGTTATTCTGGGGTACGTAAAGAATTAATAGAAGCATTGCTAAGCCTTTATAATCAACAAATTTATCCTTGCATTCCTGCGATGGGATCAGTAGGCGCTTCAGGAGATTTAGCGCCTTTAGCACATTTATCTTTGCCTTTAATAGGCGAAGGAGAAGTGCGTTTTGAAGGCGAAATTTTATTATCAAAAGATGATAAAATAAGAGAGCGTATACCTGTTTTAGCTTTAGGCCCTAAAGAAGGTTTAGCGTTATTAAATGGTTTGCAAGTATCAACTTCTTTATGCCTTAAAGCGCTGTTTGATACAGACTTATTATTTAAAACTGCATTAATAGCTGGTAGCCTTTCTGTGGATGCTGCTAGAGGTAGTGATAGTCCTTTCGATGATCGTATACATCTTATTCGTGGTCATGAAACCCAACGTCTTGTTGCAAGTCTCTATCGATTATTTTTATCTGGCAGTCAAATTAGAGAGTCGCATCGATTATGTAATCGGGTCCAGGATCCCTATTCTCTTCGCTGCCAGCCCCAAATAATGGGTGCTATTTTACATCAAATACAATTTGTAGCGCAGACGTTGCAAATTGAAGCTAATGCGGTAACTGATAATCCTCTCGTGTTTGCAGCAGAAGGTGATATTTTATCAGGAGGAAATTTTCATGGTGAAATCATTGCTATGGCAGCTGATAATTTAGCTTTAGCAATAGCTGAGATTGGCGCAAATGCTGAAAGGCGTATAGCACTTTTAATCGATCATCATTTCAGTGGCTTACCTGCTTTTTTAGTCAAAGATTGTGGTCTAAATTCAGGTTTTATGATAGCTCATGTCACAGCCGCTGCTTGTGCTAGTGATAATAAAGCTTTAGCACATCCTCACTCAGTTGATAGTTTGCCTACTTCAGCCAACCAAGAAGATCATGTCTCAATGGCCACAAATGCAGCTAGACGTTTAAATAATATGATCTCTAATACCGCAACCATTTTAGCAATTGAATTATTAGCAGCCTGTCAGGGTTTAGAGTTCCATGCACCCTTACAAACCTCACCACTTCTTAAGGAGGTTTACGAAAAAGTACGTATACATGTTTCAGCTTTTGAGCAGGACCGCTATTTTGCGCCAGATATTGCCATAACTAAAGAAAAAGTTTTACAGGGCGAATTTAAAAATTATGTGACCGAAAATTTCTTCTAA
- a CDS encoding aldehyde dehydrogenase family protein, giving the protein MTDQDELLSSFENHQRLFASHPYLPVATRLKHLRLLKKMLQHHALGLAETINTDYMHRAREETLLLEIFPTINAINYCLKNLKKWVKPRKRKIDWYFGTGKAHIIAQPIGVIGIIAPWNYPIFLSMVPLAYGLAAGNQVMIKMSEFTPNVGQKLQELIELIPGLNEYVSIHNGDIAYAEKFTSLPFAHLLFTGSTSIGKKVMATASKNLTPVTLELGGKSPTIISSSANARFLNRIFMGKLFNAGQTCLAPDFLLIARKWENDIERLATQFMQKHYPDMTDSKQYSNIISNKHSERLLSLLEDARAKGGNIVQLGDLKESRRALPLYLIFNANSTMQLMKEEIFGPLLPIIVYDTFKEAVDFISSLPNPLAIYYFGNDNLEVNQLQYETLSGALAINDTVTQAAIDDLPFGGVGQSGIGRYHGQEGFDTFSNLKPIFKQGRLSAITFFYPPYGKLLYYFLKLWAGIRFSKNSLDK; this is encoded by the coding sequence GTGACTGATCAAGATGAGTTACTATCTAGTTTTGAAAATCATCAACGTTTATTTGCTAGTCATCCTTATTTACCGGTGGCAACTAGATTAAAGCATTTGCGCTTATTAAAAAAAATGTTACAACATCATGCCCTTGGCTTAGCAGAAACTATTAATACAGATTATATGCATCGTGCCCGTGAAGAAACGTTACTTCTTGAAATTTTCCCAACCATTAATGCTATTAATTATTGTTTAAAAAACTTAAAAAAATGGGTAAAACCTAGAAAAAGGAAAATAGATTGGTACTTTGGGACTGGAAAGGCACACATTATAGCGCAACCCATTGGTGTGATAGGAATTATTGCACCTTGGAATTATCCTATTTTTCTATCCATGGTGCCACTGGCATATGGCTTGGCTGCTGGTAACCAAGTCATGATTAAAATGTCTGAATTTACGCCCAATGTAGGACAAAAACTGCAAGAACTTATTGAGCTTATACCAGGCTTAAATGAGTATGTTAGTATCCATAATGGGGATATTGCTTATGCAGAAAAATTTACTAGCTTGCCATTTGCTCACTTATTATTTACTGGCTCTACATCAATTGGTAAAAAAGTAATGGCTACGGCCAGTAAAAATTTAACGCCGGTTACCTTAGAGTTAGGTGGAAAATCACCGACAATTATTTCTTCTTCCGCTAATGCTCGTTTTTTAAATAGAATTTTTATGGGTAAATTGTTTAATGCTGGTCAGACTTGCCTGGCACCGGACTTTTTATTAATTGCCAGAAAATGGGAAAACGACATAGAAAGATTAGCAACTCAATTTATGCAAAAGCATTACCCTGATATGACTGATAGTAAGCAGTATTCTAATATTATTTCTAATAAACATAGCGAAAGGCTTTTAAGTTTATTAGAAGATGCTCGCGCGAAAGGGGGCAATATTGTTCAACTGGGCGATTTAAAAGAAAGTAGGCGTGCTTTACCTCTTTACTTAATTTTTAATGCAAATTCAACCATGCAGCTTATGAAGGAAGAAATATTTGGGCCATTATTGCCTATCATTGTTTATGATACCTTTAAAGAGGCTGTAGATTTTATATCATCCTTACCCAACCCATTGGCTATTTATTATTTTGGCAATGACAATTTAGAAGTTAATCAATTACAATATGAAACATTATCAGGTGCTCTCGCTATAAATGATACAGTGACGCAAGCGGCTATTGATGATTTGCCATTTGGCGGCGTTGGCCAAAGTGGAATAGGGCGATATCATGGTCAAGAAGGTTTTGATACTTTTTCTAATTTAAAACCCATTTTTAAGCAGGGCAGGTTATCAGCAATCACATTCTTTTACCCACCTTATGGTAAATTATTGTATTATTTTCTTAAGCTTTGGGCTGGTATCCGTTTTTCAAAAAATAGTTTAGATAAGTAA
- the rnhA gene encoding ribonuclease HI: MTVEIFTDGACKGNPGPGGWGALLRFNGQEKKIYGGETLTTNNRMELTAAIKALQALKRPCTVELYTDSQYLRQGMTTWLMGWKKNGWRNSKKEPVKNADLWQQLDELANQHKINWHWVRGHNGHYENELADALANQGILEAVK; the protein is encoded by the coding sequence ATGACAGTTGAAATATTTACTGATGGCGCATGTAAAGGTAATCCCGGTCCCGGTGGCTGGGGCGCTTTGCTTAGATTTAATGGCCAAGAGAAAAAAATTTATGGTGGCGAGACCCTTACCACCAATAATCGTATGGAATTAACAGCGGCTATAAAAGCCTTACAAGCATTAAAACGACCTTGTACAGTAGAGCTATATACAGACTCGCAATATCTACGCCAAGGCATGACCACATGGCTTATGGGCTGGAAAAAAAATGGTTGGCGCAATTCTAAAAAAGAACCTGTCAAAAATGCGGATCTTTGGCAACAACTTGATGAATTAGCAAATCAGCATAAAATTAATTGGCATTGGGTAAGAGGACATAATGGTCATTATGAAAATGAATTAGCTGATGCTTTAGCAAATCAAGGCATACTTGAAGCTGTAAAATAA
- the dnaQ gene encoding DNA polymerase III subunit epsilon, translating into MRQIVLDTETTGIDPQNGHRIIEIGCVELIDRKLTGNNYHVYLNPEREVDEGAFKVHGISTEFLADKPKFCDVVEELIAFIKDAELIIHNAAFDIGFLNAELTLLKHPHQMHKYCKVLDTLLLAREKHPGQRNSLDALCKRYEIDNSNRQLHGALLDAEILALVYLAMTGGQTSLFEDNLERVESAIVGATVNEATLKSSSPIIYATEQEIANHQEFIDFLVKKSGINHWEDEKN; encoded by the coding sequence ATGCGGCAAATAGTTTTAGATACAGAAACAACTGGGATTGATCCCCAAAATGGGCATCGAATTATTGAAATAGGTTGTGTAGAATTAATTGATAGAAAGCTGACTGGTAATAATTATCATGTTTATTTAAATCCTGAACGAGAAGTAGATGAGGGGGCGTTTAAAGTTCATGGTATTAGTACGGAATTTCTTGCTGATAAACCAAAATTTTGTGACGTTGTCGAAGAATTAATTGCTTTTATCAAAGATGCAGAGCTTATTATTCATAATGCGGCTTTTGATATTGGCTTTTTAAATGCTGAGTTGACTTTACTTAAGCATCCTCACCAAATGCATAAGTATTGTAAAGTGCTAGATACTCTTTTGTTAGCTCGCGAGAAACACCCCGGGCAACGCAATAGTTTAGACGCCCTTTGTAAACGTTATGAAATAGATAATTCAAATCGTCAATTGCATGGCGCTTTGCTTGATGCTGAGATTCTAGCACTTGTCTACTTAGCGATGACTGGCGGTCAGACTAGTTTGTTTGAAGATAACCTTGAGCGCGTCGAGTCAGCAATTGTTGGTGCTACAGTTAATGAAGCAACACTTAAGAGCTCTTCACCCATTATTTATGCTACTGAACAAGAAATAGCTAACCATCAAGAATTTATTGATTTTTTAGTGAAGAAATCTGGTATTAATCATTGGGAAGATGAAAAGAATTAA
- a CDS encoding pyridoxamine 5'-phosphate oxidase family protein — protein sequence MLTADEAKKLWDLVEPLETAMLVTLENNILQARPMYLAQKEFDGTFYFFTEHPSEKTEALEHKSEVCLAFSSPKSQTFVSVSGQASLCQDRGLIAKLWNPFVASWFPQGKESPLVALIKVESFQAEYWQGKGTKVIQLFKYGKAYLTGKRPDVGEHGHL from the coding sequence ATGCTAACTGCAGACGAAGCAAAAAAGTTGTGGGATTTGGTGGAGCCTTTAGAAACAGCAATGTTGGTAACGTTGGAAAATAATATTTTACAAGCTCGCCCTATGTATTTAGCTCAAAAAGAGTTTGATGGAACATTTTACTTTTTTACAGAGCATCCCTCTGAAAAAACGGAAGCTCTGGAGCATAAATCGGAAGTATGTTTAGCTTTTAGTTCTCCTAAGTCACAAACGTTTGTATCTGTTTCTGGACAAGCATCCTTGTGCCAAGATAGAGGGTTAATTGCTAAATTATGGAATCCTTTTGTGGCTTCTTGGTTTCCGCAGGGGAAGGAATCACCTTTAGTCGCTTTGATAAAAGTTGAGTCTTTTCAAGCTGAATATTGGCAAGGAAAGGGTACAAAGGTTATACAGTTATTTAAATATGGCAAAGCTTACTTAACTGGCAAACGTCCTGATGTTGGAGAGCATGGACATTTGTAA
- a CDS encoding L,D-transpeptidase, translated as MEAELRISRFVVYFFSFSLISYSSVSFANTFIFNPKKLSWSAVNHNGKVVRSGKASGGSRYCKDVKRACKTPSGTYRVISKQGPECRSSRYPLGKGGSPMPYCMFFSKNYAIHGSYDVPNYNASHGCIRVRPHDARWLSNNFIQIGTKVVIHPY; from the coding sequence ATGGAAGCTGAGTTAAGAATAAGTCGTTTTGTGGTCTATTTTTTTTCCTTTTCTCTTATTTCCTATTCATCAGTAAGTTTTGCTAATACATTCATATTTAACCCGAAAAAATTAAGTTGGTCTGCTGTTAATCATAATGGTAAAGTAGTTCGCAGTGGTAAAGCCTCGGGAGGTAGTCGATATTGTAAAGATGTAAAAAGAGCCTGTAAAACCCCATCAGGTACTTATAGGGTTATTAGTAAACAAGGGCCAGAATGTCGCTCAAGTCGCTATCCTTTAGGTAAAGGCGGATCACCCATGCCTTACTGTATGTTTTTTTCAAAAAACTATGCTATTCATGGCTCCTATGATGTACCGAATTATAATGCTAGCCATGGCTGTATACGTGTAAGGCCTCATGATGCTAGGTGGTTAAGTAACAACTTCATTCAAATAGGCACAAAAGTTGTTATACATCCTTATTAA
- the erpA gene encoding iron-sulfur cluster insertion protein ErpA gives MSNATASPTALEHPKAGLHFSVNAANKVASLIAEEDNPNLNLRVYITGGGCSGFQYGFTFDETIQPDDTVITQSCSDGRSSVKLLVDSMSYQFLHEAEIDYIKGIQGEQFVIRNPNAKTTCGCGSSFSIEDE, from the coding sequence ATGAGTAATGCTACTGCATCACCTACCGCACTAGAGCATCCTAAAGCAGGCCTCCACTTCTCTGTTAATGCTGCGAATAAAGTCGCTTCTTTAATTGCGGAAGAAGATAACCCTAATTTAAATTTACGGGTTTATATTACAGGCGGTGGCTGCTCAGGATTTCAGTATGGATTTACTTTTGATGAAACGATTCAACCTGATGACACAGTGATTACACAGTCTTGCTCAGATGGAAGATCCTCTGTTAAATTACTTGTTGATTCAATGAGTTATCAATTCCTACACGAAGCAGAAATAGATTACATAAAAGGCATTCAAGGCGAGCAATTTGTAATTCGCAATCCCAATGCTAAAACCACATGTGGCTGTGGTTCTTCCTTTAGCATTGAAGATGAATAG
- the mnmA gene encoding tRNA 2-thiouridine(34) synthase MnmA: MKVKVIVGMSGGVDSSVAAWLLKEQGYHVEGLFMKNWEQDDEDNYCPAAIDLADAQAVANQLGIHLHTINFSAEYWDRVFAHFLQEYEAGRTPNPDVLCNKEIKFKAFLNHALTLGADFIATGHYAKVEDGNLFKAKDRDKDQTYFLNAVNKEALAKTLFPVGDYLKSEIRSFAANLNLVTSQKKDSTGICFIGEKRFKSFLNEFILAQPGKIMSSDGMMLGQHDGLMFYTIGQRQGLGIGGRYDSGDEPWYVVDKDTETNTLIVAQGKDHPMLYAQGLICSNIHWLALYEDKLPLTCYAKTRYRQPDQACVISPAIDTGHCVMFSTPQRAVTPGQYIVFYDRNQCLGGAIIEKVIR; the protein is encoded by the coding sequence ATGAAAGTAAAAGTAATAGTAGGTATGTCTGGTGGTGTTGATTCTTCAGTTGCAGCGTGGTTGTTGAAGGAACAAGGATACCATGTTGAAGGTTTGTTTATGAAGAACTGGGAGCAAGACGACGAGGATAATTACTGTCCTGCTGCCATTGATTTAGCTGATGCACAAGCCGTAGCTAATCAATTAGGTATTCACCTGCACACTATTAATTTTTCTGCCGAATATTGGGATAGAGTTTTCGCGCATTTTTTACAGGAATATGAAGCTGGACGCACCCCTAATCCCGATGTTTTATGTAATAAAGAAATTAAGTTTAAAGCTTTTTTAAATCATGCACTTACGTTAGGTGCCGATTTTATAGCTACAGGTCATTATGCCAAAGTGGAAGATGGAAATTTATTTAAGGCTAAAGATAGAGATAAAGATCAAACCTATTTTTTAAATGCTGTTAATAAAGAAGCCTTGGCTAAAACCTTATTCCCAGTTGGGGATTATTTAAAATCAGAAATACGTTCTTTTGCTGCTAACCTTAATTTAGTGACTTCTCAAAAAAAAGACTCTACTGGTATTTGTTTTATCGGAGAAAAACGGTTTAAATCCTTCCTTAATGAATTTATTTTAGCTCAACCAGGCAAAATAATGAGTAGTGATGGAATGATGTTAGGGCAGCATGATGGATTGATGTTTTACACAATTGGCCAGCGTCAAGGCTTAGGTATTGGCGGACGCTATGATAGTGGTGATGAGCCTTGGTATGTTGTTGATAAGGATACCGAAACGAATACATTAATTGTCGCACAAGGTAAAGATCATCCTATGCTTTATGCACAAGGATTAATTTGTAGCAATATTCACTGGTTAGCCCTTTATGAAGATAAACTTCCTTTAACCTGCTACGCTAAAACACGTTACAGGCAACCTGACCAGGCTTGCGTTATATCACCTGCTATAGATACAGGTCATTGTGTTATGTTTTCAACACCCCAAAGAGCAGTAACACCGGGGCAATACATTGTATTTTATGACCGTAACCAATGTTTAGGAGGCGCCATTATAGAGAAAGTTATTCGTTAA
- a CDS encoding YceD family protein, whose product MLIDLKTQAKQLENQTVEVYVTKRLPNRIPTPCSLKCIYEVKPIDNYFLLSMQVSGTIEIECQRCLNMFLYDYKNITTLAICNSEASAEKLMEKYECIVANNFFIDLVELVTDELHLYSPEYHLNIDDCDAEVSKFIRFSSISDDKE is encoded by the coding sequence ATGCTAATTGATCTTAAGACCCAAGCTAAACAACTTGAGAATCAAACTGTTGAAGTGTATGTAACGAAAAGATTACCCAATAGGATTCCTACCCCTTGTTCACTAAAATGTATTTATGAAGTTAAGCCGATAGATAATTATTTTCTCTTATCTATGCAAGTGAGTGGCACTATCGAAATCGAATGTCAACGTTGCTTAAATATGTTTTTATATGATTATAAAAACATAACAACGCTCGCCATTTGTAACTCAGAAGCTTCTGCTGAAAAATTAATGGAAAAATATGAGTGTATTGTAGCTAATAATTTTTTTATAGATCTGGTAGAATTAGTTACTGATGAATTACACCTTTATAGTCCGGAATATCATTTAAATATTGATGATTGTGATGCAGAAGTGAGCAAATTTATCCGATTTTCATCAATAAGTGATGATAAAGAGTAA
- the rpmF gene encoding 50S ribosomal protein L32 has product MAVQQNKKSRSRRDMRRSHDALKAPTLSVDSTTGETHRRHHITADGYYRGRKVLDTDNVYEDEKE; this is encoded by the coding sequence ATGGCCGTACAACAGAACAAAAAAAGTCGCTCTCGCAGAGATATGAGACGTTCACATGACGCTTTAAAAGCACCTACTTTAAGTGTTGATAGTACCACAGGTGAAACCCATCGTAGACATCATATAACTGCTGATGGTTACTATCGTGGTCGTAAAGTTTTAGATACCGATAACGTTTACGAAGACGAAAAAGAGTAA
- the plsX gene encoding phosphate acyltransferase PlsX: protein MKTITIAIDAMGGDHGLKVLIPACVRAVKNNPDLRLLLVGDQSQITAQLKKQGHFNHDQFDVIHASEVVAMDELPSHAMRNKKDSSMRVAINLVKDERAAACVSAGNTGALMATARFVLKTLPGIDRPAIIAELPTLQSKTRVIDLGANVDSCAEHLFQFAVMGSALIQAIDKKSKPKIALLNIGEEEIKGNDKIKRTAHMLANCSLLNYVGYVEGDGFYSGEVDLVVCDGFVGNVALKASEGLAKLMLAILKESFVKNYLTRLMSILAWPALKGLKMRMDPARYNGASLIGLNGIVVKSHGSAKELAFQHAIEEAMLQVKNNVVDLVRDQINEFINQGLLL from the coding sequence TTGAAAACTATTACCATTGCTATCGATGCGATGGGTGGGGATCATGGCCTAAAGGTTTTGATCCCCGCTTGTGTTCGCGCAGTAAAAAACAATCCTGACCTAAGATTATTATTAGTCGGTGATCAATCTCAAATTACAGCCCAACTTAAGAAGCAAGGGCATTTTAATCACGATCAATTTGATGTAATTCATGCTTCTGAAGTGGTAGCCATGGATGAATTACCTTCACATGCCATGCGTAATAAAAAAGATTCCTCAATGCGAGTAGCCATAAATTTAGTCAAAGATGAACGTGCAGCAGCTTGTGTTAGTGCAGGTAATACAGGTGCCCTAATGGCCACTGCCCGCTTTGTTCTAAAAACGCTTCCTGGCATTGATAGACCGGCCATTATTGCAGAGCTACCTACTTTACAAAGTAAGACCCGAGTAATTGATTTAGGTGCTAATGTTGATTCCTGCGCGGAACATCTTTTTCAATTTGCTGTGATGGGATCAGCGCTTATTCAAGCAATTGATAAAAAATCGAAACCTAAAATTGCTTTATTAAATATTGGTGAAGAAGAAATCAAGGGGAATGATAAGATTAAGCGTACTGCTCATATGTTAGCTAATTGTAGTTTATTAAACTATGTAGGCTATGTAGAGGGAGATGGCTTTTATTCTGGGGAAGTAGATTTGGTTGTTTGTGACGGCTTTGTTGGTAACGTTGCCTTAAAAGCAAGTGAAGGCCTTGCCAAGCTTATGTTAGCTATTCTAAAAGAATCCTTCGTAAAAAATTATTTGACTCGCCTAATGAGTATTCTAGCTTGGCCAGCCTTAAAGGGCTTAAAAATGCGTATGGATCCCGCACGTTATAATGGTGCTAGTTTGATAGGTTTAAATGGAATCGTAGTCAAAAGCCATGGTAGTGCGAAAGAACTCGCTTTTCAACATGCTATTGAAGAGGCTATGCTGCAGGTCAAAAATAATGTAGTTGATTTAGTACGCGATCAGATAAATGAGTTTATTAATCAAGGTTTACTATTATGA